One genomic window of Notamacropus eugenii isolate mMacEug1 chromosome 6, mMacEug1.pri_v2, whole genome shotgun sequence includes the following:
- the C1QTNF7 gene encoding complement C1q tumor necrosis factor-related protein 7 encodes MFVLLYVTSFVIWASGQLRGNQFKGESHSPRYICSIPGLPGPPGPPGANGSPGPHGRIGLPGRDGRDGRKGEKGEKGTAGLRGKAGPIGPAGEKGDQGETGKKGPIGPGGDKGDVGPIGLPGPKGDRGDQGERGAPGVCRCGSIVLKSAFSVGITTSYPEERLPIVFNKVLFNEGEHYNPATGKFICAFPGIYYFSYDITLANKHLAIGLVHNGQFKIKTFDANTGNHDVASGSTVIYLQPEDEVWLEIFFTDQNGLFSDPSWADSLFSGFLLYVDTDYLDSLSEEDEL; translated from the exons ATGTTTGTCTTGCTCTATGTTACAAGTTTTGTCATCTGGGCAAGTGGACAACTTCGGGGTAATCAGTTCAAAGGAGAAAGTCACTCCCCGAGATATATCTGTAGTATACCTGGTTTGCCTGGGCCTCCTGGTCCCCCAGGAGCTAATGGATCACCTGGGCCACACGGTCGTATTGGCCTTCCAGGAAGAGATGGTAGAGATGGCAGGAAAGGTGAAAAAGGTGAAAAGGGGACCGCAG gTTTAAGAGGCAAAGCTGGACCAATAGGACCAGCTGGAGAGAAAGGGGACCAAGGAGAGACTGGTAAAAAAGGACCTATAGGACCAGGTGGAGACAAAGGAGATGTGGGTCCAATTGGACTTCCTGGACCCAAGGGAGACCGAGGAGATCAAGGTGAAAGAGGGGCACCTGGTGTCTGCAGATGTGGGAGCATTGTGCTCAAATCTGCCTTTTCTGTTGGCATCACCACCAGTTACCCAGAAGAAAGATTACCCATTGTGTTCAACAAAGTCCTTTTCAATGAAGGAGAGCACTACAATCCTGCAACAGGAAAGTTCATATGTGCATTTCCaggaatatattatttttcttatgataTCACATTAGCTAACAAACATCTGGCCATTGGGCTGGTACACAATGGGCAATTCAAGATAAAAACTTTTGATGCTAACACAGGGAACCATGATGTTGCCTCTGGATCCACAGTGATCTATCTTCAACCAGAAGACGAAGTCTGGCTTGAAATCTTCTTCACAGACcaaaatggccttttctcagatCCAAGTTGGGCAGATAGTTTATTTTCTGGATTTCTCTTATATGTTGACACTGACTACCTTGACTCCTTATCTGAAGAGGATGAATTATGA